A genomic region of Bacteroidota bacterium contains the following coding sequences:
- a CDS encoding M42 family metallopeptidase, translated as MNNYKTLEELVNIDSPTGYTHEASKYIFNLLKSYGYKPEYTNKGAVKCKLGENPKLAIAAHVDTLGAIVSGINANGTLAISLLGGLSLTSAEGEYVKIITMDGKKFSGTLLLNNPSSHANNTRETEKRDVSNMHIRIDEEVYSKKDVEKLDIKTGDFICFEPRYQELKSGFIKSRFMDNKAGCYVLFELARRLAAKKKSLPVELFFSTYEEVGHGGTAGYAPTIEELLVIDMGVLGNACEGNEVSCSICVKDSSGPYDFHFRKTLVELADKNKIPYKLDVYPYYGSDGSAALRAGKDFRVALIGPGVAASHGVERTHKKGIEATIDLCLAYIKSQY; from the coding sequence ATGAACAATTATAAAACTCTGGAAGAGCTTGTAAATATTGACTCTCCAACGGGATATACGCACGAAGCATCAAAATATATTTTTAATTTATTAAAAAGCTACGGCTACAAACCCGAGTACACCAACAAAGGAGCCGTAAAATGCAAGTTAGGAGAAAACCCCAAATTAGCTATTGCAGCGCACGTTGACACACTTGGTGCAATAGTATCTGGAATAAATGCAAACGGAACTCTTGCTATTTCATTGCTTGGTGGACTTTCACTTACCAGTGCGGAAGGAGAATATGTAAAAATAATCACCATGGATGGAAAAAAATTTTCCGGAACATTGTTATTAAACAACCCTTCTTCACATGCCAACAACACCAGAGAAACAGAAAAACGGGATGTTTCAAACATGCACATACGTATTGACGAAGAAGTGTATTCAAAAAAAGATGTAGAAAAATTAGACATAAAAACGGGCGATTTTATTTGCTTTGAGCCTCGTTACCAAGAATTGAAAAGTGGATTTATAAAATCACGCTTTATGGATAATAAAGCCGGGTGCTATGTTTTATTTGAATTAGCAAGGCGTTTGGCAGCAAAGAAAAAATCGTTACCTGTAGAATTATTTTTCTCCACCTACGAAGAAGTTGGACATGGCGGCACCGCTGGCTACGCTCCTACTATTGAAGAGTTGTTAGTAATTGACATGGGTGTGTTGGGCAACGCGTGCGAAGGAAACGAGGTATCGTGCTCTATCTGTGTGAAAGATAGCAGTGGACCATACGATTTCCACTTTAGAAAAACATTGGTAGAATTAGCAGACAAAAACAAAATTCCTTACAAATTAGATGTGTATCCCTATTACGGATCTGACGGATCCGCTGCATTAAGAGCCGGAAAAGATTTTCGTGTAGCACTAATTGGTCCGGGGGTAGCAGCTTCTCACGGAGTGGAGCGTACACACAAAAAAGGTATAGAAGCCACCATTGACTTGTGCTTGGCGTATATAAAAAGCCAATATTGA